A DNA window from Ctenopharyngodon idella isolate HZGC_01 chromosome 10, HZGC01, whole genome shotgun sequence contains the following coding sequences:
- the znf76 gene encoding zinc finger protein 76 isoform X1, protein MSGRWRWIMEGLGLQAVALSDGSTAYIQQTISDGSLVEGNTIQLEDGTTAFIQHVTVQQKESLAFEDGQAVQLEDGSTAFIHHTPKEGFDPGAVEAVQLEDGSTAYIHHQMNTDADAMGTLENYTTKLTGSEVEVDENIENTNGAEQTSIQLMFEGKVWSSSKVQQVGEKSFRCGHTGCGRFYTTAHHLKVHERSHTGDRPYRCEVPSCGKAFATGYGLKSHLRTHTGEKPYKCPEDMCYKAFKTSGDLQKHVRTHTGEKPFKCPFEGCGRSFTTSNIRKVHTRTHTGERPYLCPEPSCGRAFASATNYKNHMRIHTGEKPYLCTVPGCGKSFTEYSSLYKHHVVHTHCKPYTCSHCGKTYRQTSTLAMHKRTAHGDFDTAEDDAEVFQASPQGTEQNERDAEVTMETDDIISSHLQVLGTAVTMVTQDGTTIAVPAHQGRTGQQVTMVTDGKELQPVAIVTSDDIMTEVSSSPYQQVALLATENGTQIAVQLEDQQTLEEAITMATAAIQHSGLTSDQ, encoded by the exons ATGTCGGGCCGCTGGCGGTG GATCATGGAGGGTTTGGGGCTTCAGGCCGTGGCTCTGAGCGACGGATCCACTGCTTACATACAGCAGACCATCAGCG ATGGGAGTCTGGTGGAGGGAAACACCATTCAGCTGGAGGACGGGACCACCGCGTTCATTCAACACGTCACCGTTCAACAGAAAG agtcGCTGGCGTTCGAGGACGGTCAGGCCGTACAGCTGGAAGACGGAAGCACGGCGTTCATTCACCACACGCCTAAAG AAGGGTTCGACCCCGGCGCGGTGGAGGCCGTTCAGCTGGAGGACGGCAGTACGGCGTACATCCACCACCAGATGAACACGGATGCCGACGCCATGGGCACGCTGGAGAACTACACCACCAAG CTGACGGGATCAGAGGTGGAGGTCGATGAAAATATCGAGAACACAAATGGAGCGGAGCAGACCAGCATACAG CTGATGTTTGAGGGGAAGGTCTGGAGCTCCAGTAAAGTTCAGCAGGTCGGAGAGAAGAGTTTCCGCTGTGGACACACGGGCTGTGGCCGCTTCTACACAACAGCACACCATCTGAAG GTGCACGAGCGCTCTCACACGGGCGACCGTCCGTACAGGTGCGAGGTGCCGTCCTGCGGTAAAGCGTTCGCCACGGGATACGGCCTCAAGAGCCACCTGCGCACGCACACGGGAGAGAAACCCTACAAATGCCCCGAGGACATGTGCTACAAAGCCTTCAAAACCTCCGGAGACCTGCAGAAACACGTGCGCACGCACACCG GCGAGAAGCCGTTTAAATGTCCGTTCGAGGGCTGCGGGCGTTCCTTCACCACGTCCAACATCCGCAAGGTTCACACGCGCACGCACACGGGCGAGAGGCCGTACCTGTGTCCGGAGCCGTCCTGCGGGAGAGCGTTCGCCAGCGCTACCAACTACAAGAACCACATGAGGATACACACAG GTGAGAAGCCGTATCTGTGTACGGTTCCCGGCTGCGGGAAGAGTTTCACGGAATATTCCAGTCTTTATAAGCATCATGTGGTTCACACACACTGTAAGCCGTACACCTGCAGCCACTGCGGGAAGACCTACAGACAGACGTCCACGCTGGCCATGCACAAGCGCACCGCGCACGGAGACTTCGACACCGCCGAGGACG ACGCAGAGGTTTTTCAGGCGTCGCCGCAGGGCACCGAGCAGAACGAACGTGATGCCGAAGTTACCATGGAAACAGACGACATCATCAGCTCACACCTGCAGGTCCTCGGCACGGCCGTTACCATGGTAACCCAGGATGGAACCACCATCGCCGTCCCCGCCCACCAGGGCCGCACTGGGCAGCAGGTCACCATGGTTACAGATGGCAAAGAGCTGCAGCCG GTTGCCATAGTAACGTCAGACGACATCATGACCGAAGTGAGCTCGTcgccgtaccagcaggtggcgctgcTAGCCACGGAGAACGGCACACAGATCGCAGTACAG TTAGAAGATCAGCAGACATTAGAGGAGGCgatcaccatggcaacagcagCAATTCAGCACAGCGGACTGACCTCAGATCAGTGA
- the gpr37l1a gene encoding G-protein coupled receptor 37-like 1: MLRLLFALTLIVASVQADKRAVEMKMSLMEPSSSSSLEFSASANPTAVHRSDDEDDDEDVRSRAHHHAPRVPRGSKSKQRDRHARPHPDPDAFFTTPRTFNGSLRVHNPLYPLTEESYSAYAVMLLSLIVFSVGIVGNLALMCIVWHNYYLKSTWNCALASLAFWDFMVLFFCLPVVILNELTKRRLMGDLSCRIVPYVEVTSLGVTTFTLCALSIDRFHAVTSVQARPRQVESCQSILAKLSVIWVGSLVLAAPELLMWRLEQEVSPRTGLPVDSCSQQPSAALPETLYSLVLTYHQSRMWWTFGCFFCLPLLFTGACQLLTRHVADEKRPSSASSSASSSPKKQRRERQLTRTVVALASIYAVCSLPENAWNIVLAYAGVEVGVATRALLALIGQFLMFVRAGATPVLLLCLCRALGQAFMDCCCCCCDECLPDPSSSSTSSSSSTNATAVSSSLSSPVSVQEDKLKIVSGTSPVAFFDKVKESPPELIIGTPC, encoded by the exons ATGTTGAGACTTTTATTTGCTCTTACTCTAATTGttgcctcagttcaggcggaTAAACGCGCGGTGGAGATGAAGATGAGCCTGATGGAGCCTTCATCATCCTCGTCGCTGGAGTTCTCCGCGAGCGCGAACCCCACAGCGGTCCATCGcagtgatgatgaagatgatgatgaagatgtgCGGAGCCGCGCGCATCATCACGCACCGCGAGTTCCTCGCGGGTCCAAATCCAAACAGCGAGACCGACACGCGCGCCCTCATCCCGACCCGGACGCGTTCTTCACCACACCGCGAACGTTCAACGGCTCGCTGCGCGTTCACAACCCGCTGTACCCGCTCACGGAGGAGTCGTACAGCGCGTACGCCGTCATGCTGCTGTCGCTCATCGTGTTCTCAGTGGGCATTGTGGGTAACCTGGCGCTCATGTGTATCGTGTGGCACAATTATTACCTGAAGAGCACGTGGAACTGCGCGCTGGCCAGCCTGGCCTTCTGGGACTTCATGGTCCTGTTCTTCTGCCTGCCTGTGGTGATCCTCAACGAGCTGACCAAGAGAAGACTGATGGGAGATCTGTCCTGCAGGATAGTGCCATATGTGGAG GTGACGTCACTGGGCGTGACCACCTTCACTCTGTGCGCGCTCAGCATCGATCGCTTCCACGCAGTGACCAGCGTTCAGGCGCGGCCGCGGCAGGTCGAGTCCTGTCAGTCCATCCTGGCCAAGCTGTCGGTCATCTGGGTGGGATCTCTGGTCCTGGCCGCCCCGGAGCTGCTGATGTGGCGGCTGGAGCAGGAAGTGTCTCCGCGGACGGGTCTGCCGGTGGACTCGTGTAGCCAGCAGCCATCCGCGGCGCTGCCCGAGACGCTGTACTCGCTGGTGCTGACGTACCACCAGTCCAGAATGTGGTGGACCTTCGGGTGCTTCTTCTGCCTGCCACTGTTGTTCACAGGCGCATGTCAGCTGCTCACGCGGCACGTCGCTGATGAGAAACGGCCGTCCTCCGCGTCGTCCTCCGCGTCTTCGTCTCCGAAAAAGCAGCGACGAGAGCGTCAGCTGACCCGTACGGTGGTGGCGTTGGCGTCCATATACGCCGTGTGCAGTTTGCCGGAAAACGCCTGGAATATTGTGCTGGCGTATGCGGGCGTGGAGGTGGGCGTGGCCACGCGGGCTTTGCtggctctgattggtcagttccTGATGTTCGTGCGGGCGGGGGCAACGCCTGTCCTGCTGCTCTGCCTCTGTCGCGCTCTGGGCCAGGCGTTCATggactgctgctgctgctgctgcgaCGAGTGTCTGCCGGATCCCTCCTCGTCCTCCACGTCCTCGTCTTCCTCCACCAACGCCACGGCCGTCTCCTCGTCCCTGTCCTCGCCCGTCTCCGTCCAGGAGGACAAGCTGAAGATTGTGTCGGGAACGTCGCCCGTGGCGTTCTTTGATAAAGTCAAGGAAAGTCCACCCGAGCTGATCATCGGAACGCCATGTTGA
- the c10h6orf89 gene encoding bombesin receptor-activated protein C6orf89 homolog: MGSSLSEPCIYDKLSESIEILRQSGYRYGMSEREIEKFIKQVLETNEPRREPPQFPVLRAAVKFVVAVGVLLVAVLVFSSSLGSLSTTGHNSSSPLSHVRLLSLPIAKKYNLQGFHQRWAAGSLQTAPVNCSACADVTEVLKLTDGLRASAGKLRQTQPLLLKGGASLSRRVSQLEQFSSSDSLSPTPANFTLLWSFSSSPRETVLRWLFPDAELCPLLDNTGTTLQRCQLGTGTDPHHTRVQVLGWLVVADGSPAVRVLPVQRCQNHCRSFSLWLEPGDMVFADPRYWLMELLPSGAQSVRCDGPVL; the protein is encoded by the exons ATGGGCTCGTCTCTCAGTGAACCCTGCATCTACGATAAGCTGTCGGAGAGCATCGAGATCCTGCGGCAGTCCGGATATCGCTACGGGATGTCCGAGAGAGAGATCGAGAAGTTCATCAAACAGGTTCTGGAGACGAACGAGCCCCGCCGGGAGCCGCCGCAGTTCCCCGTGCTGAGGGCCGCCGTCAAG tttGTGGTGGCGGTGGGTGTCCTGCTGGTGGCAGTGCTGGTGTTCTCGTCTTCTCTGGGCTCTCTGAGCACCACGGGACACAACAGCTCATCTCCTCTCAGTCACGTGCGTCTGCTGTCGCTGCCCATCGCCAAGAAATACAACCTACAAG GTTTTCACCAGCGGTGGGCGGCCGGCTCCCTGCAGACAGCTCCGGTGAACTGCTCCGCCTGCGCAGACGTGACGGAGGTGCTGAAACTCACTGATGGACTGAGAGCGTCTGCAGGGAAACTCAGACAGACGCAGCCGCTGCTGCTCAag GGTGGAGCGTCTCTGTCTCGCCGTGTGTCTCAGCTGGAGCAGTTCTCCTCGTCTGACTCGCTCTCACCGACTCCTGCCAACTTCACTCTGCTCTG GAGTTTTTCATCCAGTCCCAGAGAGACGGTTCTCCGGTGGTTGTTTCCTGACGCTGAGCTCTGCCCCCTGCTGGACAACACGGGCACCACACTGCAGCGCTGCCAGCTGGGCACCGGCACCGACCCGCACCACACG AGAGTGCAGGTGTTGGGTTGGCTGGTGGTCGCTGACGGTTCTCCAGCTGTTCGTGTTCTTCCCGTCCAGCGATGCCAAAACCACTGCCGCTCCTTCAGCCTGTGGCTGGAGCCGGGAGATATGG TGTTCGCCGACCCGCGCTACTGGCTGATGGAGCTGCTTCCGTCCGGAGCGCAGAGCGTGCGGTGTGACGGTCCGGTGCTCTGA
- the arl8a gene encoding ADP-ribosylation factor-like protein 8A, whose translation MIALFNKLLDWFKALFWKEEMELTLVGLQYSGKTTFVNVIASGQFSEDMIPTVGFNMRKITKGNVTIKLWDIGGQPRFRSMWERYCRGVSAIVYMVDAADPEKIEASKNELHNLLDKPQLQGIPVLVLGNKRDLPGALDEKELIERMNLSAIQDREICCYSISCKEKDNIDITLQWLIQHSRTRRS comes from the exons ATGATCGCGTTATTCAACAAGCTGCTGGACTGGTTCAAGGCCTTGTTCTGGAAGGAGGAGATGGAGCTGACGCTCGTCGGCCTGCAGTACTCGGGGAAAACCACATTCGTCAACGTGATTGCG TCGGGTCAGTTCAGCGAGGACATGATCCCTACGGTCGGCTTCAACATGCGCAAGATCACCAAGGGAAACGTCACCATCAAG TTGTGGGACATCGGCGGTCAGCCGCGCTTCCGGAGCATGTGGGAGCGATACTGCCGCGGCGTCAGCGCTATAGT GTACATGGTGGATGCGGCGGATCCGGAGAAGATCGAGGCGTCGAAGAACGAGCTGCACAACCTGTTAGACAAACCGCAGCTGCAGGGAATCCCA GTTCTGGTTTTGGGCAATAAGCGAGATCTTCCCGGAGCTCTGGACGAGAAGGAGCTCATCGAGAGAAT GAACCTGTCGGCCATCCAGGACAGAGAGATCTGCTGTTACTCCATCTCCTGTAAGGAGAAGGACAACATCG ACATCACACTACAGTGGCTGATCCAGCACTCACGGACCCGGCGGAGCTGA
- the btg2 gene encoding protein BTG2, protein MTHGTGAEMIPEVLAAASFVCRLLRGRGRLSDAQLQVFRDCLAQALSEHYQHHWFPDRPQKGSGYRCIRINHEMDPLIGRAAGRIGLTSGQLFSLLPRELTLWVDPYEVSYRIGEDGSICVLYEAEPPVSSPAPSLSPYDQTANCKNRFMMGGRTSPPKNYLMMVSS, encoded by the exons ATGACCCACGGCACCGGAGCAGAAATGATCCCGGAGGTTTTGGCCGCCGCGAGTTTCGTTTGCAGACTTTTGCGCGGCCGCGGACGCTTGAGTGACGCGCAGCTCCAGGTGTTTAGAGACTGTCTCGCGCAGGCGCTATCAG AACACTACCAGCATCATTGGTTCCCTGACAGGCCGCAGAAGGGCTCTGGTTACCGCTGCATACGGATCAATCACGAAATGGACCCTCTGATTGGCCGAGCAGCCGGCCGCATCGGACTGACCAGCGGGCAGCTTTTCTCACTCTTGCCGCGGGAGCTGACGCTCTGGGTGGACCCGTATGAAGTGTCCTACCGTATCGGCGAGGACGGGTCCATTTGCGTTCTCTACGAAGCAGAACCGCCAGTCTCAAGCCCCGCCCCCAGCCTCTCACCGTACGACCAAACGGCGAACTGCAAAAACCGCTTCATGATGGGCGGGCGCACAAGTCCACCAAAAAACTACCTGATGATGGTGTCCAGCTGA
- the znf76 gene encoding zinc finger protein 76 isoform X2: protein MSGRWRWIMEGLGLQAVALSDGSTAYIQQTISDGSLVEGNTIQLEDGTTAFIQHVTVQQKESLAFEDGQAVQLEDGSTAFIHHTPKGFDPGAVEAVQLEDGSTAYIHHQMNTDADAMGTLENYTTKLTGSEVEVDENIENTNGAEQTSIQLMFEGKVWSSSKVQQVGEKSFRCGHTGCGRFYTTAHHLKVHERSHTGDRPYRCEVPSCGKAFATGYGLKSHLRTHTGEKPYKCPEDMCYKAFKTSGDLQKHVRTHTGEKPFKCPFEGCGRSFTTSNIRKVHTRTHTGERPYLCPEPSCGRAFASATNYKNHMRIHTGEKPYLCTVPGCGKSFTEYSSLYKHHVVHTHCKPYTCSHCGKTYRQTSTLAMHKRTAHGDFDTAEDDAEVFQASPQGTEQNERDAEVTMETDDIISSHLQVLGTAVTMVTQDGTTIAVPAHQGRTGQQVTMVTDGKELQPVAIVTSDDIMTEVSSSPYQQVALLATENGTQIAVQLEDQQTLEEAITMATAAIQHSGLTSDQ from the exons ATGTCGGGCCGCTGGCGGTG GATCATGGAGGGTTTGGGGCTTCAGGCCGTGGCTCTGAGCGACGGATCCACTGCTTACATACAGCAGACCATCAGCG ATGGGAGTCTGGTGGAGGGAAACACCATTCAGCTGGAGGACGGGACCACCGCGTTCATTCAACACGTCACCGTTCAACAGAAAG agtcGCTGGCGTTCGAGGACGGTCAGGCCGTACAGCTGGAAGACGGAAGCACGGCGTTCATTCACCACACGCCTAAAG GGTTCGACCCCGGCGCGGTGGAGGCCGTTCAGCTGGAGGACGGCAGTACGGCGTACATCCACCACCAGATGAACACGGATGCCGACGCCATGGGCACGCTGGAGAACTACACCACCAAG CTGACGGGATCAGAGGTGGAGGTCGATGAAAATATCGAGAACACAAATGGAGCGGAGCAGACCAGCATACAG CTGATGTTTGAGGGGAAGGTCTGGAGCTCCAGTAAAGTTCAGCAGGTCGGAGAGAAGAGTTTCCGCTGTGGACACACGGGCTGTGGCCGCTTCTACACAACAGCACACCATCTGAAG GTGCACGAGCGCTCTCACACGGGCGACCGTCCGTACAGGTGCGAGGTGCCGTCCTGCGGTAAAGCGTTCGCCACGGGATACGGCCTCAAGAGCCACCTGCGCACGCACACGGGAGAGAAACCCTACAAATGCCCCGAGGACATGTGCTACAAAGCCTTCAAAACCTCCGGAGACCTGCAGAAACACGTGCGCACGCACACCG GCGAGAAGCCGTTTAAATGTCCGTTCGAGGGCTGCGGGCGTTCCTTCACCACGTCCAACATCCGCAAGGTTCACACGCGCACGCACACGGGCGAGAGGCCGTACCTGTGTCCGGAGCCGTCCTGCGGGAGAGCGTTCGCCAGCGCTACCAACTACAAGAACCACATGAGGATACACACAG GTGAGAAGCCGTATCTGTGTACGGTTCCCGGCTGCGGGAAGAGTTTCACGGAATATTCCAGTCTTTATAAGCATCATGTGGTTCACACACACTGTAAGCCGTACACCTGCAGCCACTGCGGGAAGACCTACAGACAGACGTCCACGCTGGCCATGCACAAGCGCACCGCGCACGGAGACTTCGACACCGCCGAGGACG ACGCAGAGGTTTTTCAGGCGTCGCCGCAGGGCACCGAGCAGAACGAACGTGATGCCGAAGTTACCATGGAAACAGACGACATCATCAGCTCACACCTGCAGGTCCTCGGCACGGCCGTTACCATGGTAACCCAGGATGGAACCACCATCGCCGTCCCCGCCCACCAGGGCCGCACTGGGCAGCAGGTCACCATGGTTACAGATGGCAAAGAGCTGCAGCCG GTTGCCATAGTAACGTCAGACGACATCATGACCGAAGTGAGCTCGTcgccgtaccagcaggtggcgctgcTAGCCACGGAGAACGGCACACAGATCGCAGTACAG TTAGAAGATCAGCAGACATTAGAGGAGGCgatcaccatggcaacagcagCAATTCAGCACAGCGGACTGACCTCAGATCAGTGA